GGCGACGTACAGCCCTGCAGTTACTTTCCCAGGGCAGCCGGCAACGTACGTGACAAAAGTTTCCGGAAGATCTGGGAAAACTCCGCCCTCTTTAACGACATCAGGAGCTTTAAGGATTACAAGGGCCGTTGCGGGTCATGCGAATACCTGGGAGTCTGCGGTGGCTGCCGGGCCCGGGCCTTCGCCATCTCCGGTGACTACATGGACGAGGAGCCTTTCTGCGGCCACATCCCCAAAAAGATTGCCCGCGCCGATAACCCGGAAACCAGCGAGGTCTGATTCCATGGCTGAATATCCGTTTATTGACGCCTGCTTTCGCAGGCCGGTTTCCAGACCCCCCATCTGGATCATGAGACAGGCAGGACGATTCCTCCCCGAGTACCAGGAGGTCCGCGACACGGTGGATTTCCTGACCCTGTGCAAGACCCCGGAACTCGCCACGAAAGTTACCCTTCTGCCCATCGATATCATCGGCGTCGATGCGGCGATCCTTTTTTCCGACATCCTCATCCCCTTGGAGCCCATGGGGATACCGGTGGCATTCGAGGAAAGGGTAGGGCCTGTCCTGGGAGCCGTAAGGGACGAAAAACAGATACGGGCCCTGCGGGCCATTGACCCGGAGGAGGATGTTCCGTTCGTTCTCGAAGCGGTCAGGATGATCAGGAGAGAGGTCGACGGAAAGGTACCGTTAATCGGCTTCTCGGGAGCTCCCTTCACCCTGGCCACTTATGCCGTGGAGGGTGGAACAACCAGGTCTTTCCACAATATCAAGGGTCTCATTTATTCCCGTCCCGAGCTGGCCGATGAGCTTATGGGAAAACTCGCTGACGCGGTTACCGCCTACCTTAACGCCCAGATAGCGTCAGGGGCGCAGGCCGTTCAG
This genomic window from Deltaproteobacteria bacterium contains:
- the hemE gene encoding uroporphyrinogen decarboxylase; amino-acid sequence: MAEYPFIDACFRRPVSRPPIWIMRQAGRFLPEYQEVRDTVDFLTLCKTPELATKVTLLPIDIIGVDAAILFSDILIPLEPMGIPVAFEERVGPVLGAVRDEKQIRALRAIDPEEDVPFVLEAVRMIRREVDGKVPLIGFSGAPFTLATYAVEGGTTRSFHNIKGLIYSRPELADELMGKLADAVTAYLNAQIASGAQAVQIFDTWGGILADPEYVRFALNPVKRIISRLNRKDVPVIYYINNGSYLARHMAGLDVDVVGIDWRQDIAQARKTFGKRKAVQGNLDPTVLFASPNEIRRRAHHVLEEAGPEPGHIFNLGHGIMPQTPVKNAIALVEAVHEFRR